A genomic region of Rhodohalobacter sp. 614A contains the following coding sequences:
- the gmd gene encoding GDP-mannose 4,6-dehydratase: MSRNKTALITGITGQDGSYLAELLLEKGYTVHGIKRRASLFNTERIDHLYEDPHADDPSLFLHYGDMTDSMNITRIIQETQPDEIYNLAAMSHVQVSFEKPEYTANADGLGMLRILEAVRLLGMEQKTKIYQASTSELYGLVQEVPQSEKTPFYPRSPYAAAKLYAYWITVNYREAYKMYACNGILFNHESPRRGETFVTRKITRAAAKIALGLQDILYIGNMDARRDWGHAKDYVEAMWLMLQQDKPEDFVIATGVTTTVRDFIRMAFAKAGMQIRFEGEGVEEVGIIDTLDESFPTKKESGLKPGDVIIKVDPRYFRPTEVDILIGDPSKAKEKLGWQPKYTLKMLVNDMVESDLKLFKKQQTLLANGYSILNQAE; the protein is encoded by the coding sequence ATGAGCCGTAATAAAACCGCACTCATTACCGGAATAACAGGACAGGACGGATCTTATCTTGCCGAACTTCTTCTGGAAAAAGGTTATACCGTTCACGGTATCAAAAGGAGGGCAAGTTTATTTAATACAGAGAGAATTGACCATTTGTATGAAGATCCTCATGCGGACGATCCATCTCTGTTTTTGCACTACGGGGACATGACCGATTCGATGAATATCACCCGGATCATTCAGGAAACCCAACCGGATGAGATTTACAATCTTGCTGCAATGAGTCACGTGCAAGTCAGCTTTGAGAAACCGGAATACACTGCCAACGCTGACGGCCTTGGGATGCTTAGAATTCTTGAAGCGGTTCGTCTGCTTGGGATGGAGCAAAAAACAAAAATCTACCAGGCATCCACATCAGAATTATACGGGTTGGTACAGGAAGTTCCCCAAAGCGAGAAAACACCATTTTACCCGCGTTCTCCCTATGCGGCTGCAAAACTTTACGCATACTGGATTACCGTGAATTACCGAGAAGCCTACAAAATGTACGCCTGTAACGGTATTCTGTTCAATCATGAATCACCGCGGCGTGGGGAAACTTTTGTGACGCGGAAAATTACCAGGGCCGCTGCGAAAATTGCTCTGGGGCTGCAGGATATACTTTATATCGGGAATATGGATGCCCGGCGCGATTGGGGCCACGCCAAAGATTATGTGGAAGCAATGTGGCTGATGCTCCAGCAGGATAAACCGGAAGATTTTGTGATTGCAACTGGAGTGACAACAACTGTTCGCGATTTTATCAGAATGGCCTTTGCGAAAGCAGGAATGCAGATTCGTTTTGAGGGTGAAGGTGTTGAAGAGGTTGGAATTATAGACACATTGGATGAATCTTTCCCCACCAAAAAAGAAAGTGGTCTCAAGCCGGGCGATGTTATAATAAAGGTAGACCCACGTTACTTCCGTCCAACCGAAGTGGATATTTTGATCGGCGATCCCTCAAAAGCAAAAGAAAAACTGGGATGGCAGCCCAAATATACCCTTAAGATGCTTGTGAATGATATGGTTGAATCTGATCTCAAGCTTTTCAAAAAGCAACAAACACTCCTTGCCAACGGTTACTCTATTTTAAATCAGGCTGAATAG
- a CDS encoding ABC transporter ATP-binding protein, which translates to MKNSITRIYRLLPDGDLFKLVTLFGMMIFASLLALVGVGTVPLFVAAVIDSERVFNYPVVGDFLEMIHITTPYRLALFGAAVLFSIYLLKNLFMVFYNYLNSKYMMNRVLYLQNRIFKAYMSSPYTFFISRNSSELLRNINSEINKIIDGTLKPALTISLNGIMTIVIIGGLIVVEPLITGIGILLFGGFSYLFLRLTKKSISFYGSESLAHRRSMTKAILEGLQGFKDAKVLKREMYFLNEYDSHAKTHRAYDLKRSVLNSLPRQILEMISLTGILFIAVMLVLQGREMTTIVPMIALFGAAVMKIRPSIFAIIDDINKLRYNFYSVDAVYDDLTYLESQKYQLSDIREDQKLALKNEIRIEDLEFSYPNERKPAVRNINLTIPKNRAVAFVGPSGVGKTTLVDVILGLLEPQKGKITVDGLDIFENLDAWQKNIGYIPQFIYLLDDTIRRNICFGIPDDEVDEERLKTALETAQLAEFVQTLNKGVDTIVGERGIRLSGGQRQRIGIARALYNNPQVLIMDEATSALDNITEKVLIRAIERLRGDKTIIMIAHRLTTVQNCDTIYMMKDGKIAGSGPYDELLQTSKEFRKMSLVDET; encoded by the coding sequence ATGAAAAACTCCATAACACGGATTTATCGTCTGTTGCCGGATGGCGATCTTTTCAAACTGGTTACCCTTTTTGGGATGATGATTTTCGCTTCCCTGCTGGCTTTGGTAGGGGTAGGTACAGTGCCACTGTTTGTCGCCGCGGTCATTGATTCTGAGAGGGTTTTCAACTATCCGGTTGTTGGGGATTTTCTGGAAATGATTCACATCACCACACCCTATCGTCTCGCACTTTTCGGAGCTGCTGTTCTGTTCTCGATTTATCTTTTGAAAAATCTTTTCATGGTATTCTATAACTATTTGAACAGCAAATATATGATGAACCGGGTTCTCTATCTTCAGAACCGGATTTTTAAAGCATATATGAGCTCTCCATATACTTTTTTTATCAGCCGGAATTCCTCTGAACTGTTAAGGAATATCAACAGCGAAATAAATAAGATTATTGACGGTACGCTCAAGCCCGCGCTCACGATTTCTCTTAACGGTATTATGACCATCGTCATTATTGGCGGACTCATTGTTGTTGAACCGCTTATTACCGGAATTGGAATTCTTCTCTTTGGCGGGTTTTCATACCTGTTTTTGCGCCTGACCAAAAAAAGCATCTCTTTCTATGGAAGTGAATCACTGGCCCACAGGCGCTCAATGACAAAGGCAATTCTTGAAGGCTTGCAAGGATTCAAAGATGCAAAGGTTTTAAAGCGGGAAATGTACTTCCTGAATGAATATGACAGCCACGCAAAAACCCACAGAGCCTACGATCTTAAAAGGTCTGTTTTAAACAGTCTCCCCCGGCAAATCCTTGAAATGATTTCGCTGACAGGCATTCTTTTTATTGCCGTAATGTTGGTACTGCAGGGGCGGGAGATGACAACGATTGTTCCCATGATTGCCCTGTTTGGAGCCGCTGTGATGAAAATAAGGCCCTCCATTTTTGCCATCATTGATGATATCAATAAGCTCCGCTATAATTTCTATTCAGTGGATGCAGTGTATGATGATCTTACTTACCTGGAAAGCCAGAAATATCAACTTTCGGATATCAGGGAAGATCAAAAATTAGCTTTAAAGAATGAGATACGCATTGAAGATCTCGAATTTTCCTATCCAAATGAACGAAAACCCGCTGTTCGAAATATCAATCTGACCATACCCAAAAACAGGGCTGTGGCTTTTGTGGGGCCTTCAGGGGTTGGGAAAACAACATTGGTCGACGTAATTTTGGGGCTTCTGGAGCCACAAAAGGGGAAAATCACAGTTGACGGACTTGATATTTTTGAAAACCTCGATGCCTGGCAAAAAAATATCGGTTACATTCCCCAGTTCATCTACCTGCTTGATGATACCATCCGCCGAAATATTTGTTTTGGAATCCCGGATGATGAAGTAGATGAAGAGAGGCTCAAGACGGCTCTTGAAACTGCCCAGCTTGCTGAGTTTGTACAAACCCTGAATAAAGGAGTAGACACTATTGTGGGGGAACGGGGTATACGTCTCTCTGGTGGCCAACGACAACGAATCGGGATTGCAAGGGCTCTTTATAACAACCCACAGGTGTTAATCATGGACGAAGCCACCTCAGCCCTCGATAACATTACCGAGAAAGTTCTTATCCGCGCCATCGAAAGACTGCGTGGTGACAAAACCATAATTATGATTGCGCACCGTCTGACCACTGTCCAAAATTGCGATACCATCTATATGATGAAAGACGGAAAAATTGCAGGATCAGGCCCGTATGACGAACTCCTTCAAACCAGTAAAGAGTTTCGTAAGATGAGTTTGGTTGATGAAACGTGA
- a CDS encoding GumC family protein yields the protein MNKDNRQDSDFSESGSKNGHHTYSSEYYKGEKQLFENESDEIDLKYLFANLLRYKFWVIGITLGCILIAFLYANWVQPVYQSTGTLLIAQEQNRYTWAGTDLSSMMQSSFGVGTGSRLTNEIQVLQSRNLADEIAGKIIEKKRMDDGSVYPILWFEYPEDSTEVSQSMLALRIQQKMNLERVDQDTDVIRISFSSYSPLEARDLVDITMETYSDVSARQKRSAANNALAFLEGEREEVQQNLADAETDLRNYMESTNLVQVDGQTEAVIERMAELESQKQQLQVQKVSVSSSIQSYEEQLEQIRPGLAEQFAENISGQLERAQFRLAELRTERSLLLQNNPALRSNPESEPQYVRLQDEIQTVRGEIQDITNNLLNADDSDVYIGFLEQEDGGVTARILELRKNLIELRIQQSQLEAQERAIDQRMIQENQFFDGLPQNMLQLARLQREVQIQEQLFTTISNQYAETELWEQTQFGAGRPIDYGNLPQSPRSPNKTLYLLIGFLAGGILSVGFVITINSMNKNIDGTEKIRGIGYPLLAVIPDFKSHMKSKYSGKEYITVQDRTISASWSTLIDSVSPISEAYRRLHNNIIFADPDEKYQTILVTSSRKGEGKTTISTNLAVSLAETGKRVLLIDTDLRRPNIHRFTGEAREPGIAEIFYNDKSVKAAIKPTVAPGLDIITAGKSIPNPAAVIQSQKLKSLIDHLKDDYDHIVVDTPPFGVITDAAPMMKKADGVILVTRFNDTQTNELNHTVENLRRVNAHVIGTVLTAYQHRESTDYYYYGQYSYDSYRGYEEYQEK from the coding sequence ATGAATAAAGACAATCGCCAAGACTCAGATTTTTCCGAAAGTGGTTCAAAAAACGGACACCACACATATTCATCTGAATATTATAAAGGAGAGAAACAACTTTTCGAGAACGAAAGTGACGAAATCGATTTAAAATATTTATTTGCCAATTTACTGCGATATAAGTTTTGGGTTATTGGCATCACTCTTGGATGCATATTGATTGCTTTTCTCTATGCCAATTGGGTTCAACCCGTTTATCAAAGTACGGGTACACTATTAATAGCCCAAGAACAGAACCGTTATACCTGGGCAGGTACAGATCTTTCCAGTATGATGCAGTCTTCTTTCGGAGTGGGAACGGGAAGCAGGTTGACAAATGAAATCCAGGTCCTGCAATCGAGGAATTTGGCGGATGAGATAGCGGGGAAAATTATTGAGAAAAAAAGAATGGATGACGGGTCTGTCTATCCAATTTTGTGGTTTGAGTACCCGGAAGACTCAACGGAAGTGTCCCAAAGTATGCTGGCTCTCCGAATTCAACAGAAGATGAACCTGGAACGTGTTGATCAGGATACGGATGTTATTCGAATTTCATTCAGCAGTTACTCTCCGTTGGAAGCCCGTGATTTGGTAGACATTACAATGGAAACCTATTCGGATGTTTCTGCCCGCCAAAAACGATCGGCAGCAAATAATGCACTTGCTTTTCTGGAAGGAGAAAGAGAGGAAGTTCAACAAAATTTGGCGGATGCTGAAACAGACCTGCGCAACTATATGGAGAGTACCAACCTCGTTCAGGTTGACGGCCAGACAGAAGCTGTAATTGAACGCATGGCCGAACTTGAATCACAAAAGCAACAGCTTCAGGTTCAAAAGGTTTCCGTAAGCTCTTCAATCCAGTCATACGAGGAACAGCTTGAACAGATCAGGCCGGGATTGGCAGAACAGTTTGCTGAAAATATAAGCGGACAACTGGAAAGAGCACAGTTCCGGTTGGCAGAACTTCGTACTGAGCGATCCCTTTTGCTTCAAAATAACCCTGCGTTACGAAGTAATCCGGAGTCTGAACCGCAATATGTCCGTCTTCAGGACGAAATTCAAACCGTTCGGGGCGAAATCCAGGATATCACGAATAATCTGTTGAATGCCGATGACTCGGATGTTTACATTGGTTTTCTTGAACAAGAAGATGGTGGTGTTACCGCCCGGATTCTTGAACTGAGGAAAAATCTTATCGAGTTACGAATTCAGCAGTCTCAATTAGAAGCACAAGAGCGTGCCATCGATCAGAGAATGATTCAGGAAAACCAGTTCTTTGACGGTTTACCGCAAAACATGCTACAGCTTGCCAGACTGCAAAGAGAAGTTCAAATCCAGGAGCAACTATTTACCACGATTTCCAACCAATATGCTGAAACGGAATTATGGGAACAGACTCAATTCGGAGCGGGCCGTCCCATCGATTACGGAAATCTTCCACAAAGTCCAAGGTCTCCCAATAAGACTCTTTACCTTTTGATTGGTTTTTTGGCAGGGGGTATTCTTAGTGTAGGATTTGTTATTACAATAAATTCAATGAATAAAAATATTGACGGAACCGAGAAAATCCGTGGGATAGGATATCCATTGTTAGCCGTGATTCCTGACTTTAAGAGTCATATGAAATCTAAATATTCCGGCAAAGAATATATCACCGTGCAGGACAGAACCATCTCTGCCTCCTGGTCTACTTTGATAGATTCGGTTTCACCCATATCGGAAGCATACCGCCGTCTCCATAATAATATCATTTTTGCTGATCCCGATGAGAAGTACCAGACCATTTTAGTGACCAGCTCAAGAAAAGGCGAGGGGAAAACAACGATTTCAACCAATTTGGCGGTCTCTCTTGCTGAAACCGGAAAGAGAGTTCTGTTAATTGACACGGATTTAAGAAGGCCGAATATTCACCGGTTTACCGGAGAGGCCAGAGAGCCCGGTATTGCAGAAATATTCTACAATGATAAATCAGTAAAAGCTGCCATTAAGCCTACAGTTGCTCCCGGTCTGGATATCATAACGGCAGGAAAAAGTATTCCAAATCCGGCAGCTGTTATACAAAGTCAGAAGCTTAAGTCTCTTATCGATCATTTGAAAGATGATTATGATCACATAGTTGTGGATACACCACCATTTGGTGTAATTACGGATGCAGCCCCAATGATGAAAAAGGCTGATGGGGTAATTCTGGTGACACGATTTAATGATACACAAACCAACGAGTTAAACCATACCGTAGAGAATCTTAGACGTGTCAATGCCCATGTAATCGGGACTGTTTTAACCGCTTATCAGCATCGTGAGAGTACAGATTACTACTATTACGGACAATATTCCTACGATAGTTACCGAGGGTACGAAGAGTACCAGGAAAAGTAG
- a CDS encoding Gfo/Idh/MocA family oxidoreductase, with amino-acid sequence MNKFALTGLAGYIAERHLKAIQQTGNNLVAAVDPHDSVGIIDSYFPDASFFTEVERFDRHLEKLRRRDHNSGIDYLSICTPNHLHDAHIRMALRLGADAICEKPLVLNPWNLDILQELEEEYKQRVWTILQLRVHPGILALKKKLTESKNEKRHQVRLTYITSRGLWYYYSWKGEESKSGGIGTNIGIHFFDLLMWLFGEPTTIELHIREKNRLAGFLELPNADVEWFLSLEKQDVPTNYKDKRTFRSITVDGKEIEFSGRFDNLHTKVYEETLMGRGFGISDARPSVELVHKLRTIDVTQKPVGLVHPGVERLNHLSLPKQA; translated from the coding sequence ATGAATAAATTTGCATTGACCGGCTTGGCCGGATACATAGCGGAAAGACATCTGAAGGCCATTCAACAGACTGGAAACAACTTGGTGGCTGCTGTCGATCCACACGATTCAGTCGGAATTATTGATAGTTATTTCCCTGATGCGAGTTTTTTTACAGAAGTAGAACGATTTGACCGCCACCTCGAAAAGCTCCGCCGAAGAGACCATAATAGTGGAATCGATTATCTCAGTATTTGTACTCCAAACCATCTTCATGATGCCCATATCCGAATGGCCCTTCGGCTGGGAGCAGACGCCATCTGTGAAAAACCCCTGGTGCTGAATCCATGGAACCTCGACATTTTACAGGAACTGGAAGAGGAGTATAAACAGAGGGTTTGGACAATTCTTCAGTTGAGAGTTCACCCCGGGATTTTGGCATTAAAAAAGAAACTCACGGAAAGTAAAAATGAAAAGAGGCATCAGGTTCGGCTCACATATATTACATCACGCGGGTTGTGGTACTACTATTCCTGGAAAGGAGAGGAAAGTAAATCAGGAGGAATTGGTACGAATATCGGGATTCACTTTTTCGATCTTTTAATGTGGCTTTTTGGTGAACCGACTACGATTGAACTTCACATACGGGAGAAAAACCGCCTTGCAGGATTTCTTGAATTACCCAATGCAGATGTAGAATGGTTTTTGTCTCTGGAAAAACAGGATGTCCCCACAAACTATAAGGATAAACGGACGTTCCGTTCCATAACCGTTGATGGCAAGGAAATAGAATTCAGCGGCAGATTTGATAATCTTCACACGAAAGTATACGAAGAGACACTGATGGGGCGTGGATTTGGTATTTCAGATGCCCGGCCCTCCGTCGAATTGGTTCATAAGCTACGAACGATAGATGTTACGCAAAAACCTGTCGGTTTAGTTCACCCGGGCGTGGAGCGTTTAAACCATTTGTCTTTGCCTAAACAAGCGTAG
- a CDS encoding acyltransferase, with protein MNSKKKIEDVTIHESACVDNPVTIGAGTKIWHFCHVSAHASIGENCVLGQNVFVANDVKIGNRVKIQNNVSIYTGCEIEDEVFLGPSCVLTNVTNPRSQVNRHSLYEKTLFRRGATIGANATIVCGISIGRYAFIGAGAVVTKDVPDYALMVGNPAKQKGWMSRHGHILKDPDEKGVMICPESGYRYQLSVNNKQEQQLRCLDLDEEEPLPEELASGSKPYEDFKNKV; from the coding sequence ATGAACAGCAAAAAAAAGATTGAAGATGTTACAATACACGAATCGGCCTGTGTTGATAATCCTGTAACGATTGGTGCAGGAACGAAAATCTGGCACTTCTGCCATGTCTCTGCACATGCATCCATCGGCGAAAATTGCGTTTTAGGTCAGAACGTATTTGTTGCGAATGATGTGAAAATCGGCAACCGGGTGAAGATTCAAAATAACGTATCGATCTACACAGGCTGTGAAATTGAAGATGAGGTTTTTTTAGGGCCAAGTTGTGTACTCACAAATGTGACTAATCCACGCAGCCAGGTAAATCGCCACTCACTATATGAAAAAACACTCTTCAGGCGCGGCGCCACAATTGGTGCCAATGCAACGATTGTCTGTGGAATTAGCATTGGTCGCTATGCTTTTATTGGAGCCGGTGCTGTTGTAACAAAAGATGTTCCGGATTATGCACTGATGGTTGGAAATCCTGCCAAACAGAAAGGGTGGATGAGCCGGCACGGGCATATTTTAAAAGATCCGGATGAAAAGGGAGTGATGATTTGTCCGGAATCAGGTTACAGGTATCAGTTATCAGTAAACAATAAACAGGAACAACAGTTGCGATGCCTTGATCTGGATGAGGAGGAGCCGTTGCCGGAAGAGCTGGCCAGCGGTTCAAAACCGTATGAGGATTTTAAAAATAAGGTTTAG